The genomic segment AGTATAGAAAGAGGCAACAGAGAAGATTAAGCAAGGATGGACTgagatgaaagaagaaattaacttttcttttacCCTTCAGATTGCTTCAAGCCAATATATTAAAAGTTatgcatctttctttttgttacGTGCCACAAAACAGCATATAGTAAATAAATAAGCATTCAACTTCGTAAGCTATATGCCGCAGTCCATGGTGTAACTTGCACTGCCTAAGTAACTTGAGGCAAAATGATGTGAGGGTAAGCTCTCCTTTTGTGCATCTGGTTAGGAAGAGAGTGTGATCAATACATTTATTCCAGTTAGAAATACACACTACAATAAAAAAACTGCATCTCACAAGGGAGAAAGTAGAAgtagaaaaagagagataaagaaAAGCATAGAAGTGAGTTGCTGCACTGACAAATGAAATGAGACAAAAGAACGAAGGCAGTTGAGCTAGCAACAAGGAATCTGTAGGTTCAGGTTAGCAGAGTTCTTAAATGAAGGAAGCAGCTTTTCTAAACCATGTGTCTGGAACATGTCACGCAGATAAAAGTGCTGAAGATGCACAGGTAGCAGCAGCAACCTTCTGCTGATGGGGTTTAATCGTGGCTGCTGACAGAATGAGGTCAGCAGAACAGATTACAGATAATTCAGGCTTTTTGccttggttttctttccaatattATTGCTGCAATTAAAGGCACCAGTGCATAGCAAATCTGTAAGAAGAACACTGCTGGTGGTACATGATCATGCCAGCAACTGGGAGCTCCAGTCACTTCTTCAGAAATGCAAGTTCAGCTAGCAACGTGGTTTAAAATGTGTAAGCTGAAGGAGTGATTAGCAATTGTGTTTTGTTCCAAACGGAGTTGTGGAAAAGCTCTCCCCACTGACCAGAGGGCCCTGGGTGTctgaggcagctctgccagtgACCCCGGATGGCATTCTTCCCACACCACTCCCACTCTCAGGGGAAAACGCTGCCTTAACAGGGACCTATTTGTACAAGCCCGCCATGTGTGTTACCCAGCGCCTACATTAGCGTGTTTGCAGTTGTCTAACATGGAAAAAAGGCTTCAACAGAGATTACAGAGGCTGACTTGTAGCTGTTATTCGTATAGCGCCAGATACCAAATGGAAAGGACTTCCATTACATCTTCCTCCTCTTGAGTGCCTTGGGAAAAATGTGTTCCATCTGGCCTGTAAgttagaaatatgaaaaaataagaatttttgaTCTCGCTACACATTCTCTGACAAAGCGAGATCTAATTTAAGAAAGGGATTATAGCACACCGAGTGGTTACCTGCTCACTGGTCCCATGGGATATCAAGGtcagtgctgctttgctgcctgtGCCTCACCACAGAGAAGCTGAGGTGTTAAGCTCCTGGGAAAGCCTCTTTGGAAGTGTGTCTGTGAATGGTAGTGCAGTGTTTTAAGTAGTTCACAATCAGTTTAATCCTAAGCACCAAATCATACCCAAGCAGGATCCTGTTCATGAAAggtggtggggaggagggagaaaggagtcAAGGAGAAAAGGGGCAGCAGTCTCAAGAGTGTAATCAACATTGAGGGTTAAATTGTAGTCAGGATGCAGGAAAATGGGGTGACTAGAAGTTCAGCTACAAGCCTAAATCTTGCAAGCAGGTAGAAAGTATCCCTGGTGTCAAAAGACGTGTGAATAAATGATGACAGAAGCAAGTGCTGGCATTCCGATCATGACAAGattaatgtgtttttaattcaTAAGGCAACATTTCAAATCAGAATGAAACTCAACTAAGTAGTGTAAAACACTGTCATAGCCAGAATTGTTGAGTCTACAAACACCACTTGCATCCAAGCTTTATCTTTACTAGCACTACTACCAAGTTCTTGTAATTTCCCTTTGTTCTTTTAATTGTCATTTTAAGATGAATGCCCAGGCTCCCAGCTGTTCTGTGCCTTAGCAGTTGAGCCCAATTTCAGTCCCCAAAACTCTCCAGAGCCCTTGTGGTTCAGCTCTGAACAAAGACTCCTGCACTTCCTGCTGTCTCTTGATGCCAAACTGTAGAAGTCAACAAGAAACAGTTATtgcaacataaaaataaacctcCTTTTTCAcagtgctgacagcagcaggattgactggcattttttttcttcttgcagagCATGGCTGCCAACTCTACCAAAAAAACCTGCTAGTTGGAAATAGTTTCTTTTTAGTCAGTGTTACACACACGTGTTGGCTTTGACAGGAGCCTACTATAGAAATTGCTACAGCTGGGCCCCAGCTGACTGCCACTGCTGTCTGTCTTCTGTGGGAGTACTTGGTACAGCAGGTCAGGAGAATGATTTGGACTGAGACAACTTCTGTACCTGGAGGTTTCATCTGTAAAGTCTTGTCAGCTTCACTGGGTTTATTGAATAGGGAGACAGTGGTATTATAACAACAGGAAGGATTAACTCCTGGAGACTTCTGTGTAACCGAAGTCCAATTAATACATTTACTTCAGTCAAATCCACAGATGCCTTCAAGTCAAGACAAACTACCTACTTAGATTGCAGGTACTGCTATTTTCCAAGTACCTAAAGGGAGCCTacaagaaagagagaaacactTCTTACCAAGGAATGTAGTGATAAGACGTAATGGCTTTTAACACAAAGAAGGATTTAGATTAagtattaggaagaagttcccTGTGAGGGCGGTGAGGCATTGGAATGAgatgcccagagaggctgtggttgccccatccctggaagtattcaaggccaggttggatggggttttttgagcAACCTGGGTTAGTGGAAGGTGTGCCTGCCCATAGCAGGTGGGTTGGAACGagatggtcccttccaatctaaaccattctgtgattctgaaccaTTTTTCCAAAAATATTCCATGCTGACATCCTCTTTGAAattatccctttttttccacacagtTCTGGTACTCTTCTCCGGGAGACAGACCAAAATCTGTTGTGTATATTTTATAGGAGGGAAAGCATCAGTAGAAGCAGCAGAGTCCTGTCCGACAACTCTATTTATGGCCCCTCCATAGCGAAGGTCAGAGGAGTTTCTGCTAGGTCATACAGAAACAGGGATATAAGGAATACAGAGAACTTTAAAGCAAATAATTGAGTTTGAATTCAGTTTCTAATTTGACGCAACACAAAGTGGTTTCTGGGGAATTACCTTCATACACGCCACAGCATTCAACTTCACCCTTGCAGCAGCGTGCATTATGGTTCTGCAGCAAGATGTTTGAAGATCCAGAATTTAGTGCTGTTTCATTTGGAgcttttggttttactttttagATTTAAGCAGTGTGAATATTGAGGACTACTGTTGGGCCTCCTCCCTACTCTAGCCTTATTGTAGAGAAAATACGTAGGGAAAATATGTAGCTTATGTAGCAAAGCACTGCAGATCACAGGTAAGCTTGGGAAGATGCTGTAGCAGCCGCATGAATACGCCATTTTTAGTATCCTTCATATATAGCAGATCAGCCTTCTGGGCAGCTCAGATAGCATTAGGATTATTACTGCTTCTGTATCTAAACAGACATCATGTTGTGTTAAACTATAATGATGTAAGAATTCATTTTAATTCCTATTTATACTTGCTGACCATTTCCGGAGCAGAAATGGGAGTCTGCGCAAACCCCCCTCCCCCGTGCTGGCCTGGTCGTATCCCCACGTGTATTCGGGGAAAAACACACCCCCGCCGTACAACAGCACCAAGGTGCGGTGGACGCTGCACAAAGAGCAAAGCAGCAGTCTTTAACGTGTCTCCTGCCCCCCCGCAGCCAGCTCCCGTGGCTCCTGGGCACCGCAGGCCGGGCCGAGACTCGCGGGAGGAGGGCAGCCCCTGCGTGGCTGCGCTACTACGGCTCGCTGGAGCGTGCCCGCCCGCAGCTTGCAGCCCACGCCAAGCTCTTGGTTACGAGGCGCGTTCTCGGGACCTTGATTTTCAACACAATCTGGGGCAAACCATCCCTGCCGGTGCGACGCTTTGCTTCTGCCCTTCCGCAGCGCGGCACGCGTGCCAGCCCAACctgcgccgccccgcgccgcgccgtcTCCCGCCGGCCGGAGGCGCGACAGCCGCTCCGCCGTACGGCCGCGCGTGCCGTAAAGCGCTGTGCGCGGCTGGGTGCCGGGCGGCCATGGGGAAGCGGCGCGGCGGGCGCGACCTGGCGCGTGGCCTGAGCAAGAGGCAGAAGAAGCACCTGCGGGACTTCGGGGAGCAGCACCCCTTCCATGACCCGTGAGTGCCCGCCGGCCCAAACGCACCGTGCCCGGGACCCCAGGGAAGGAGGGGTGTTGTCTGCGCGTTGCGGCCCCTCGGCTTAAAATCtcggaaaaggaaggaagggtcGAAAGTCTGGGTTCAGTCTGGAAAGTCTGGCTTGTAATAAATATACGGTCTTCTTGTGCAGCCCAGAGGCTGCCACGAGGAGTGGAGAAGCAGAGGAGTGTGACTTAGGTTCCTGTTCTGGCACCTGGTCAGGCCCTTGCCTCTTCAGGCATCCAGCTTGTTCCCCTCCCCTTTCTTATCTTGCAAAGTCCATGAAAAGACAGCACTGAAGATCCAGTGTGACAAGAACCGGGGTTTCCTTAGCAGGCTGTCTGCATGTCAAAAAGAATACTGTACTTTTGGACCCCTCTGTAAACTTATTAGGAACGAGCTGCTTAGTGCAAATGCTGTGTGGTTCCTTGCTGCTGTAAAGTCTTAGAAATCTGTGAGGAGAATGCCAACAGGTCATCCTTTCAATTTAACATTATATGCTTTCAGTAGCAGGCAAATAGGGTTAAGGTCTGTTATCCAGGTGTACTCTGGGTCTCCTCTGGTGTATGTCTCTTAGGGTGAAAGGCAGAGTCCTGGCCTGCCAATGTCCTGAGCCTCACCTCATGCAAAACACACTGTCACACTCAAAGCTCCAcatctttttgaaagaaatgagaCTAGCTGAAGCTCAGCTTATACAATGTGTTGTTTGTAGAGTTGCAGTCCCAACACTGGTTAATTAATGCTGATTTTCCTGCTgtacatggggtttttttcccacgtCACAGACCGATATTTAACACTAGAGGTAGGCTCTTGCTCTGGTTGACTTTGTTGTACAAATTGCTCTTGTAGTTAAATTCCTAAGATTATAACGCTTGGGTGCCTAGGATTTGCAAGTGGATGTAGCATCAAACGAGAGGGTGACCTCTTAGGGTAGGTGCCAAGGCTGTTTTTTGAGGGAGAATTGTGTGAGGCTTTGGTTTTAAGCTCTCTCCTCACTTCTCTAAGACTTGTATGACTCTTTGGCAGAGTAAGATGTTccactgctttcttttcaggGTTTCTGGAAGACCAGAAGCAACTCAAATCTGTGAACtggtaatatatttttatttcttctgtattttcatgttTGTATAGTTCAATGAAGTAAAACACTTGGCATCTCATGTTACCAAGTTATCCAGGTTAAGTTATTCCCTATAGAAAACACTGCACttaagataaataaaaaaaaagtaatttttgtgTGGCTCTGAATTGTTCTCTAGTGTGTGAGAACTGCCCTACTGTGagaaggcagaagcagcatggcATAATGTTACTGTTCTTTAGGCTTTTTGCGTATTACTTGGTCACGGTGAAAAGTAAATCATAGTTTAAGCTGTTTTAATAAACTTGGTGTTGAAAGAGTTAGGAGGTATTTTGTTCTGTGGTGAAGGAAGAAATATGTTAGTGCTCATGCCTCTTCTTCAGTTTGCTAGTACTTTACCAAATTCTGACTTAAAGAAAAGTATCTTCCTTTATCTGACTGATAAAAGACTTCAGAGCCTCAGTGTGGAACAATTAATTATCCTCATTATTAATACACAAAATTGCTAAAGGAAACAAGTTATtttatttactcattttttactgatttttttgttgttgttggtttgtGCAAGCCCGGGACACAGCTGGCTCTGAGTCTGGCTTGTTTGAAGGTCAGAGCTTTAGAGCTGAGCCAAACCTGTGGACCTGCAACTCCCTAGTCAACTTGTCAGCTGATGGctatttcatttactttcttgAAAGCCGGGAGCATTTTCAGTGTGCTCTGTCCCTTGTATGTGTGCCCTTCTacagtttgttgggtttttttgtctgtatGTATTTTTTGGGGGGAGCAAGTCCAGTGCCAGTTTAGCAAATGCCTTGTTTGTGGAGTTCAAATGTACTCAGCTGAAACTGAAAGAACTGAGTGATGCTCTAAGTCAAACCAGTGCAGGATGAGGCACTTCAGCCTGTCTGTCAAGATGCTTTCAAAATCTGCATGGTGATGTCCAGTCATAACTGTTTTCACAATGGAATGATTTTTCCATTGGATTTGCATGAGGGTaggagggaagagggaaaacacaACCTTGGAACTAGAGGTGAGAGTATTTGCTGTCTGCCTAATAAGAGTGTTACTATTGTTGTGTTACGCTCGTGCTTTCCTTTCCAGTCTGAGAACTCTGATAAGTCAAGTTCAGAAAGCGATTCAGAGACTGAAGTGGAACAGGTCTCTGTGTACCATAAGCTCCTGGCTACCCTGAAGACCTCTCCTGAGTCTGCGAgtgaagaagaggaagatgaaagtGAGTCTGAAGAAGCTGAGGACAGTGAGACAGAAATGGACAGTGAAGGCTCACAGGAGACCGGAGAAGCAGATGGAGGGGAAGAAGATAAGAATGATGTACCAGAGCAGGAAGAAGGTAGTTTGTCTTTTCCCATGCTTTGGTAAATGTTGTTTCAGTTAGAAGGTTTGAAATGTACGTTTTTAGCCAGGATTTGGGTATTGACTGGCTTGTTGGCTGGGTGCTCTTCTGGCTTGGATACTCTGTTGCTCCATTGCCTCTGTGTGggtgggagcagcagctgctgaaggattTAGTAGGGGAGAGGGTAGCTGTGCTCATTTTCGGGCAGACAGCCCACTGCTGCTCCCTCAGATGTTGTTTGTGCGGCAGCACAGAGGAAATCCACATGGAGCGGCATACCAGGGGTTCTCACTCACTCATGGGAGACGCAAGCTGTTCTCGCGCTCAGCATCTGGCTTGGCTGCTGCCACCGAGAGGAGGGAAAGGTTTGCCTCCTCATAGCGGAGGAAAGAATATGTAAATAGGAAGGAAACCTCCTCCTTTATGACGAGGCATCCTCATTCATGAAGTCTGGAAAGAAATTCTGAAAGAGAGGAGCCAGCTTATTATTTTCAGTTACTCGGGGTCTTTGGAAACCAAAACTTGTGTTCCACAAATAGGTAGtttctttgattttctctgGGGAAACATGTGCAGTGTGTTATGTATCATTTGGCATGAGAGCCAAAAGCCTTTTTTGCTGTAGACTACAAAACCCACTTTGATCATTTTGGATAGAGtagtgggagaaaaaaaaaatggtaaaggGAACTGCCTAGCTGGCATGAGGTAGCTGCAGACAGTAACTTTTCCAGGAGAGTGTAACCCATTTCTCTCTCTTAACAATTCAcagctgcagacacagcagAGCAGACGCTTGGCCAGGAGCAGGCTGATGGCGCAAATACCTCTTGTGACCCCAGTCATGGGGTAATTGAGGAGTTTACTGATGTGAAACATGAATCTGAATTTAGCTTGGAAACCAATTTCATGGAAGAGGAGAGTGGAGATTGCAGTGCAGATAAGAGAGACAGCAGTTCTTCACAAGCTTTTTCAGAAGGTAAACCACAGTATATTTATGTTTAGAGATCTGCCTCTAGAGGAGTATCTGTCAACGTGTAAATTATCAAACACCCTAATGATATGCTATACGGCTTCTGAGTCGTTCTGCCACGTTATTTGTGGTGTTGCCTGCGCGTGAGCAGGTTCCATAAGGGATGTTTAACGCTACTGCAGGCATGTAGCTCAGCCATTTGCTCTCCATAGTCCCTCTGGACTGGGGTGCCTGCAGAGTTGCTGTTACGACTAATAAAACTTGAAATAGCAGCAAGTAGAAGTGTGCATGGAGGGTGCAGTCTGGTACCATTCCTTCCACGGTAATTGAAAAAGCTAGTGTAATATGAAGGACCCTGCAAGCCTGCATTTGGCTACGGAAGATATTCTTGCCACAGATAGCACAGGAGATAATTGCAGCACTGACCTGTGAGGGCATCCTTCACAACTCAGTGGCGTTAGAGGTGAGATTCTGGGAAGCTTGGGGCAGCCACAGTAATTTAGAGAAATGCTCAGGAACTCTCTGAATTTTGAAAGGTTATGCAGAGGAGTCTGACTGCGTGGGGATCAGGAAGGCATGAGGCATCAGTGTAGCAGCTACAGTGGTATCTTCTAAGGGTGTAGCCCAGATTCTCGACGCTGCAGCACGATGATGGGAACAGTCTGAGCTTCAGTATTGGAGCCGTCCCACCATGGGTAATACAAATAACTGTGTGCATGGGGGTGTGATTGTTCGCTGATATGCCACACATTGGCACTTGCGGAGCTTCTATTCGTATTAAAACCACAGAGCATAAAATATCAGATGGCAGAGTTTGTGAGAGAAATATGTTTGGAGCATCCCTAGTGATGCTGGCTTGTCATCTCGGAGCAGCAGCTGACATTAGATCTGGGAGGCAGCCTAGTTGATACATGAAGTGTGTGGAAGCATCAAAGGGCCATGTGATAGAAAAAACAGCTCGTTCTTGTTACCATGAGAATATTACTTAGGCTTTTGGCATTGCATTTTAATGAGAAGCATAGCTCTCCAACTGCATGCTAAGTATCCTAACAGCTTTGTTCAAGCTATAAATGATGCACTATTTTTCAGTGGGTTCCTGTAGCTTGGAAGTGGCTTCATAATCTATTATAGAAAATCAGTCTTCTAAGATGGTGGAGGGGGAATGAATTTCTACCCTGGTCCTGAGGTCACTGGAGTTCCTGAAAGTGCTTCACATTGTTCCCTCTACTTTGTCTGACAAATGCTGGAATCAGTAAAACTCAACTGAAGAGAGAGCCTGAATTACAATTAAGTGATATCCTGTTCATTGGTGTTGCTGGGGAGATTTTCTCAACAGTGTCAGGATTAGTCTTGACTTTTGCCTGGGTAACTTGTATGTGGGCTTAGATACCCATTGGCAGACACTAGTGTTCTCTAATTAGTTTTCTTTATGCagtgagtgctgctgtgctgcaagcAGTACACAGGGCTTGGCTTTCAAAATAAGCATTGCATGTGACTTTATGCATGCCAGTGTCTTTGAATGTAATATGATTTTACagttccttccctctcctttccaaaaagaaatgctgattAGCTAAATCAGACTTTTGTTCACTTAAGGCAATTTTTGCATCCCTTCCTCTACAATCCCCCTAATCTTTCTCTGCTGTATCACAAACTATATTCATATTACTGGCCAAAGATGCAAAGCCCTGGGCAGAACTGTTTATACATTAAGAAGGGCAGTAAGTTCACTTGGGTCTTTACTGTTGACAGCCGGTTTCACCCACAAGGGATGGATATGTCAGAACTCAAAGCAGAAAATTGCCGCAGCATTTTCTGCTATGTATTGCTTTCCTGTCCAACATTTGCTTTGTGACTGAAAGTTCTAGTACTTTcataagtgcttttttttttttaatgcaatctGTCAAATCTGTTCTTGTAGAGAGAATTTGACATCCTTTCTCTCATCTCCAAGTGCTTTGAAATAACTGGTTCTAACTGTGGTGCTGGCCAGCATGGAAACTGTTCATCTCATTTGCAAATCCATTCTGAAATTTGATTCCAGTATTAGCTACAATAGTTCTCAGGCtagtttggttgttttttttctttgcctgttGTTATAAATAGATCCATTTAAACAGCACATGGACAAAGaacttgaagaaaaagaagtagaaaaactgTCTACGCTTCCTAAAACTTCAAGTCAAAGCAAGGTAACAATGTTCCATAGCCATACAGAGTTCCTAAAGATGCTTGGATTAAATAATTCTTTTATACAAGTAAAATGGATTTGTAATTGTTATTATTAGCCTTTGGCACTGGAAttgtcaagatttttttcatgttgctgCAGTGATTTCTTCCTCGGTGCTGAGCAAGAGCTGGAAGTCTGCTGTTATGCAGGTGTATGGTGACATAGTCTGAAAGACACAGCTTTGGAGTTTGATCCGCAGTCCCAAACACACATGGTTAGTGCTCTGCACACCAGGTGGAAGCAGGGGCTAGTTTCTGAGGGGTGTGTTCTGCAAGTGGACCTCAGAATTGACCATGTACAGTCTTAAAAGTACCTATGATACAGTTTCACGTTCTTGCTTCAAGGTGGCCATATCTCTGTACAGCTTTAATAGCCAGTAAAGGGGACTTTGACAGTTATATTGCCAATACTCGAAATAAAAAGTGAATTACAGTATCAGAAAACCATCTCATTGCTTGACAGAGGGTATGGGTTTTCAAAATACTCATTTTTAGACAAACCTTTGCTTCCTAACTTTTTCACATCTGATTTTGGAGAGATGCCTTTCATTCTGGTCAGCCATATGCTGGGtgactttcattggaagagatcCAATAGTCAGTCAGAGAGAAAGCTgtgcttttaacatttttttcttttcttttttttttctttttttggaacATGGTGGCCAAAAATGCCAGTGCCACCTGAAGCAATGTGTGATGTGTCTTCACTCAACTTGGTGTACCTACTTTACGGAGATAGATAGGACCAACTTGTACAGCAGAAGGCTTAAAGTTTTGCATTTTCCCCTACTACGCTGACGGCTTTTGCTCTCAAAATCAGACAGTCTCCTGACAAGACTGCATTTAGCCACTGATTTACAATTTCTGGATTTAGTCCTTAATggagttttgtttttatctttaaGTAAAGTACATAACTTAGCATGACAAGCACCATCAGATTCCAGGGTTCTCATCCCTGGTTTGTGCCCTTGATTTACTGAATGGATTCGGTAGGTGTTGTTCTTATCTGTAATATGGGGACAGTTGTAGACGGATCACTGCAAAATACATCCAGATCTACTGAGCTGAGGTGTATTGTTATTTACCCTGGCAGACTCTAAAAGAGACTGCAGGTCAAAAAAAGAGGTTTGAACTTGTATTATAAAAAGAtaagttttcaaatttaatcaACTTGGTTGAACTGCCAGCTGTGGTGATGTACTTTAAATTGTGTGAAGTTTGACATATGTGACTCctctttgggtttgtttggtttttttttccagtggccAAGGCTGGGCCAACTAACATTTTATTCCACTTTGGAGAAACCTAAAACtttgaaagcagagaaagaagtcgaCATGAAACAGCTTTATCTTCACAAGCCTTTAGAATCTACTTGGCCAAAAGTGAATAAAGAATTTCTGTCCTCAGTGAACAAACCAAGTGATGCTTCCTTTACACCGTTACAAAGAGAGCTCTTCTGTATCATGAATACATACCGGGACTTGTTCTACCCAGAAAGAAATGCTTTAACAAATGGAGAAGAAATCCGGCATGCTTACTGCTTGCATGCCTTGAACCACGTTCTGAAGGCAAATTCCCAGGTGCTCAGCAACAATGCCAAACGGAGAGACCAAAAACCAGGGGCAGCCAATGATGACTACAGGGATCAGGGGCTGACAAGACCTAAGGTAAGAGAGCTTCCTTACTGTGATTTTCCCCCTGTCCCCACCCTGGCTGGCTCATCAGGTCATGTAAATGTCCCAGTGGTTTATCCAGAAGTATTTATGTTGCTGCCCTCTCAAGTGGTGTGTTCCTGGGCACATCCCTTTATTATGCCTGGAAGCCATCTGCTGCAGTGAGGGCAAATACCTTGCTAGAAGCAGTGTGCACAGGGTTGTTAGCCACCCTGTGTCTGTGCTGAGCCATGAGTTTGACTcgtgtttttcttttgtctccctGTCACTGACATGTCACTGCTTCCTGCTTCCATTTCTAAATCTATCAGTACAGAAAGGTGCCTCCACTTTGATCTTCAGTGGTGGTGCGTGTAACGTAGACTGTCACCCAGTGGGGATTGTCCCAGAAGTCTTGTTGTCATTAGGCACTTGTaaggtgggcttggcagtgttaggttagtggttggaccttgatgatcttaaaggtcttttccaaccaacatgattctgtgattctatgagttcCCAGCGTGGATGGATATTTCTGTATGTGGGAGAACCTCAGGGAATCCCAGTCCTGTTTTCAAGACCACTCATCATAGTTGCTGGATTGGGCCTCAAACCAGGGCTCCTTGGATCCCCAGCACCCTCTTGTTAACCAGGTGTGTGTGACCAGGGCTAGCCTGTCACTGGTGGTGCCAGCTACCTGCTGAACAGCTTTGATGTTGAGTTTGTCTTTGCTGCACATCTGACAAACGCCCTTGGTTTCTGCATTGACTCCCTAGTTAGATGTTTATATTTCTGAGTGTCATGCACAGCCTGTTGCCACCCATCCCAGAGCAGCCGTTGGCCCTATCTGTGCTCTGTGGGAGCTCTTGCTTGCAGGGTAGAGCGAATAGGAGAAGGGGCTCAGTTTTTAGTTCCCCTATAATGGTCCCCTGAGTGAGATGGGGCACCACAGTAAGCTGCTGGCCAGTACCTGGTCACACTGCCTGGCAGCTTGTCCTCCCACCTTGCTGCAGGTCAGAGTTGTGTTGGTTTGATAGTACAGATGccccaaggggaaaaaaaaaaagggttaatGTACAGTTGTCAGTGAGTGCTCATATTTTATGGGTTATTCTGTTGTAACTGTTCTGCACAGGTACTGATGATAGTGCCCTTCAGGGAATGTGCTTTGCGGATCGTGCATGTTTTAATCAGTCTTCTTGAAGtcaatgacaaaagaaaaatagatgtaAGTAATAAAAAGCGCTTCAAAGGGGAATTTGGCTCTGACCCAGAAGAGAAGCC from the Colius striatus isolate bColStr4 chromosome 2, bColStr4.1.hap1, whole genome shotgun sequence genome contains:
- the UTP25 gene encoding U3 small nucleolar RNA-associated protein 25 homolog, which encodes MGKRRGGRDLARGLSKRQKKHLRDFGEQHPFHDPVSGRPEATQICELSENSDKSSSESDSETEVEQVSVYHKLLATLKTSPESASEEEEDESESEEAEDSETEMDSEGSQETGEADGGEEDKNDVPEQEEAADTAEQTLGQEQADGANTSCDPSHGVIEEFTDVKHESEFSLETNFMEEESGDCSADKRDSSSSQAFSEDPFKQHMDKELEEKEVEKLSTLPKTSSQSKWPRLGQLTFYSTLEKPKTLKAEKEVDMKQLYLHKPLESTWPKVNKEFLSSVNKPSDASFTPLQRELFCIMNTYRDLFYPERNALTNGEEIRHAYCLHALNHVLKANSQVLSNNAKRRDQKPGAANDDYRDQGLTRPKVLMIVPFRECALRIVHVLISLLEVNDKRKIDVSNKKRFKGEFGSDPEEKPPNLKRPEDYEAVFAGNIDDHFRIGVAILQKSMRLYAPFYSSDIIIASPLGMRTIIGAEGEKKRDFDFLSSIEILIIDQADIYLMQNWEHVLHLMKHMNLLPLDSHGVDFSRVRMPNLSNWSKYYRQTLLFSSLQNPQINSVFNKHCFNYVGQVAVHNLPLMGSISHVVVQLPHVFRRLEAENVTSVIDTRFQFFVNKVLPEYRDAVMSHTLVYVPSYFDYVRLRNYFKKEDLNFTHICEYTKKAGVCRARRFFLKGEKQFLLFTERFHFYKRYTIKGIRNLIFYELPTYSHFYSEICNMMKATDSGVDATWTCTVLYSKYDAQKLAAVVGIDRTAQMLQSKKSVHLFVTGENE